TGCCAGGCGCGCGTGCTGGGTGACCAGCCCGCTCGCTGCCCGCGCTATCAGGCTCGCGCAACGCCTGTCGGGCGAGGCGCACCGTGCGCACGGTGCGCAAGGTTACGCCGAATCGACGGACGGTTCGCACCTGCTGTTCTGCCGGATGGGTCTGCCGATAGGCCCGCGTCATGCATACGTAGCAAACCGGGCGGCAAGTAAAGTAGCTAACTATATCGAAGCCTTTCGTGAGCGCGTCTTTCCGACGATCACATTCGAGGACATCGCTGAGCTGAAGCGGGTCGACATGCACCGCGCGTGGGAAGACGAGCCGAAGTACGCGCTCGGGCAGCAGTGGCCGTTCACTCGCCACCAGCTTCGCCGGAGCCTCGCCCTCTACGCTCATCGGAGCGGCCTCGTGACGCTACCTACGCTCAAACGTCAGCTGCAGCACCTCACGCACGAGATGAGCATCTACTATGCGCGCGGCTCGGCGTTCGCAAAGGGTTTCATCGACACCGACAAGCGCCACTTCGCGAAGGAATGGGCCGAGACGCAGGGCCTGTCTGAGTATCTCGCGTACGCCGAGCAGGTGCTGTTCGCTGACGAGCGGCTGTTCGGCGGGCACGCAGCGTGGACGCAGAGCCGTGCCGTGCAGGCCTCGCCTGTATCGGTCTACTCGCGCGAGCAAACGATCAGAAAGTTTGAGAAGGGTGAACTCGCATATCGCGAGACGGTGCTGGGCGGCTGCGCCAGCGTTGAGCCCTGCAGGTCGACACCGCTCGACTGGATGCGTCTGGATTGTCTTGAATCGAACTGCCGTAATCTCATCGTCGTGCTGTCGAAGCTTCAGCGAGTGATCAAGGCACAGCAGGCTACGGTCGGGAAGCTGCGCGCAGTTGATGAGACAAGCGTCGAATACCGTATCGAGGCACAGACGCTGCAACGACTGCTTGACGCGCAGGAGAAACTGATCAAACCGGAGGCAGCATGAGCGACGCCATGACCGACTACTACGCCGCCCTTGAGCGGCTGAAGAAACGAAAAGGAGTGCGTATCAACAATGACGCCGTAGCTATCGAGGCGGGCCGCAAGAAGGGCAGCATCAAGAAGTCGCGCCCGCAGTTCACAGCACTGATTGACGCGATCGATGCAGCCAACGCGGTAGCCGGGCGCCCGAAGCTCGAACTGGCCGAGCGTCTGGACCGGGCGAAAGGCGACGCGAAGGATCTGCAGGCACAACTTGACGAGTCACTGGCTCGTGAGCTCGCACTACTGCGTCAGGTGTTCAGCCTGCGCAAGGAACTGGCCGCGCTACGAGGCGGTAGCGTCCTGCCCCTGCACCCGCGCTAGATCGGGGCGAGCGTTTTCGCTCGAAACGGGCACGTGGGCTGCTTTACCTGCGTCGGGTGTCTTGAGTGCGTCGACTTGGTGCTCGCGAAGGTTCTCGCTACGGGGCACCCGGCGTGGTGTCGCATCAAATCCGATCGTGATTCTGTGACACCGCGAAACTTGCGGCGGAAGATGGACACCCGATCGTCGTTCTGTCCACTTTTTCGGCTAGCCAAATGGACATCCTGCTGACTGCCTATCCCAGCATTTTCAAGGCTCCGGCTGATGTCCATTTTCTTTCTCTTGCGCGTAAGGACTGAACCGCCTCGTAATCGTTGGACGCGTCAAGCGTGCAGGTTGCACGCGGCGCCCGGAAGGTGCCTGCGGAGCCATCGACCTCGTGCGGCAGTTTGAGGGTTTCCCACGGCACGATATCGCCACGCTGGCTGGCGACGATCAACGCACGCGCCTTGTCGGTGAGGGCGGGCCACGCCGCGAAAAACGCCTCGATTGCGCGGGCACTGGCCGCGCCGAGTCCCGGCACGGCCTTCCACCACTGGCGCCGACGGGGGACGCGCACGGTCAGATCCGCGAGCGTCCGGATGCCGTGTGCGTGCAGCACGCGCACGGCACGCGGGGTGAACCACTGCGCGATGTCGTCGGCGATCTGCGGTTCGGGCGGACGCGCGGTGCGCAGTATGTCGATGGCCTGTGCGACGGCTTTCGCATGCTGCGCGCGTTCCCCGGCGGAATGGCTGAGGAGTGCTACGAGATCGTCGCGATGGGTCGCGCGCGCGACGTCGAACAGCTTGCGGCGGATACGTCCGAGCACGCCGCGGGCCGATCGCCCGTGACCGAGTGCGGCGGGCAGGTAGCGCGCCACGGCCTGCCGCACGGACACGCCGGCGTACCACGCGCGCAGCACGGCGAGTTCGTCCGCATCGGGAAAACCGGTTATCGCGTCAGCGGCGGGCGCGACGGGCAGGGTGAGACGCGTTTTCATATATCGGAGTTTAGTACAGAAACAGAGGCCTTTAGATAAGAAAAGTTATCTTAGTGTGTCACGAACGCGGGCGAAAGTCTGCGGTGCTGTACTGAAGATGGGAGCAGGCCTCCCGAAGTCGGCTTTCAGGAGCAGGCTTCAAACCGCCCGGTGCTGCTGCGTCCAAAAGACGTGGTGGTGAGCGACCGTGGAAAAGTCACCCGGCTAGGGTGGCAGGTACGTGTTGAGCAGATGAGCGAAAGCAAACCGTCCGACGACGCATCGTTACTTTTCTATAAAGCGCTGTCAAAACTGGAGTCGTAAGATAGCTCCAGGATCAGTCGGGACGACACCTGATTACGGACCCGATGGCAGTCGGTGTATAGGCGGCATGAGCTCAATACAGGCTTTGGTATGGAACGTGAGAACCTTGCTTCGAATGCGAAGGGAAATGACAAATGGCAGACACCATGAGGAAGAATACCGATGTCGGAGCGAGGGGCGGAGCTGCCCGTAGTAGTGTTGAAGCCTTTGTAATGAAGGTGGAGCGAAGGGGCGGCGTTATCCTGTTGACGAAGGTCACCAACCTGCACTGCGGGGATGAGTGACATGACATCAACGAAGCCGTACAGCATTGCGAAACGGGTGGTGTGGGAAGCGTACCAGTTGGTGAGGGCTAACCGCGGGGCTGCGGGCGTGGATGATGAAACTATCGCCATGTTCGAGCAGAATCTTTCGGGAAATTTGTACAAGCTGTGGAATCGGATGTCGTCGGGGTCGTACTTCCCGCCACCGGTGAAGCAGGTTGAGATCCCGAAGGCCAAGGGCGGCACGAGAAAGCTGGGGATACCGAAGGTGACTTCATAATGCACCTCTCACAGTTGAGTGTCGGAATGTTGCCGCTGCAGATGCCCTGAAGTGCGCACCCAATCCTCTAGTTGCTGTTCCTTGGCGGCATCCAGCGTGACCCACCACGGGCCCCGCCCATCGAGCTTGCGGGCCTGGACTACCTGGCGCTCGATCCAGTAATAGACGACGTGTGGACTGACGTGCAGCCGATGAGCGAGCTGCTGTACCGTGAGTTCGTCCGGCCGCTTGAAGCAGGTTGCTTCAATTTCATACCGGTAACGGATCCATTTGACCATTTCAAGCGTGAACGATTTGCCACAGGCGCTGCGCTGGCCTTCCTGATTGAGGTGCGCCACGATTTGCCGGTCAGGCAGATGCTGCGATAGTTCGCGCACCCGCTCAACGAACGCGGCGGGGTAACGCATCGCGTCGGCAGCCGGCTTGGGCAAGTCCACGGTGACATCAGTACACGCGCTGCCCTGCCAGCGGATATGCAGCACCGCTTGTCTCGTGGCGGACCATTTCTCGACCGTGATGTCCCGGATGAGCAGTCGCAACATGCGCTTGCGATCCTTCGCTGACGTGGTCGGCGCCCGCCAGAGGCGCGGCAGATTGCGCGCCAGCGCGAGGACCTGAGCTTTCTGTTCGGACGTCGCGACGCGTGCCTTCTGGCTCTGGAACTGGGTGGATTCCGTCCTGATCGCCTCGAGGTGAAGCATCGCGTCATTCCAGCGCCGTTCGAGGGTACCCGCGACCAGACGATTGGCCGGATCGCATTCCTGATAGCGACGTTCAGCGAGTGCGACCTCATACTCGGCGCGTTCGATGCGCATGTGCCACTGGCGCATGATGGCATGATCGCGTTGCTCGAGTTCGCTCAGGGCGGTCACGGCGAGCTCGAGTTCGGCTGGCTGCAGGGCGGTGAATACAGCCTCGCCAATTGCGTTGTCAAGTAGTTCGCTGCGGATGCTCATGCAATCGGTGGTCGCCAGCGCCTCACGACGGCGCGCACTGCATAAGTACAATGGATAGAGGCCGCCGTTCCCCTGGTAGCGAACGGTCAACGCCCGACCACAGTCGCCGCATATCAGCAGCCCCTGAAGCAGCGCCAATCCTTCACGCGCCGCACCACTGAGCACGGTCACTTCGCCGTTGGTCCGGTTGCGCGCCAGGTGTTCCTGGTTGCGCTCAAATTCCTCCGGGGTGATATATCCATCATGATGGTCTGGCAGATGAACGCGCCACTCTGTCTTCGGAACCGGCTGTACGTGCTTATGGACCTCTCCCTGTGGTGTGATGCGCTGACGATACTGGTATCGTCC
This is a stretch of genomic DNA from Paraburkholderia phymatum STM815. It encodes these proteins:
- a CDS encoding recombinase family protein; translation: MNTKITPQHQSKPAYIYIRQSTLAQVRHHQESTERQYALRDKALALGWPETAIRVLDRDLGQSGAQMTGREDFKTLVADVSMGNVGAVFALEVSRLARSNLDWHRLLELCALTHTLVIDADGCYDAGDFNDGLILGLKGTMAQAELHFLRGRLQGGKLNKAKKGELRFPLPVGLCYGDDGRIVLDPDDEVRGAVQLAFRLFQETGSAYAVVKRFAEEGLRFPKRAYGGAWAGRLIWGRLSHGRVLGLIRNPSYAGIYVFGRYQYRQRITPQGEVHKHVQPVPKTEWRVHLPDHHDGYITPEEFERNQEHLARNRTNGEVTVLSGAAREGLALLQGLLICGDCGRALTVRYQGNGGLYPLYLCSARRREALATTDCMSIRSELLDNAIGEAVFTALQPAELELAVTALSELEQRDHAIMRQWHMRIERAEYEVALAERRYQECDPANRLVAGTLERRWNDAMLHLEAIRTESTQFQSQKARVATSEQKAQVLALARNLPRLWRAPTTSAKDRKRMLRLLIRDITVEKWSATRQAVLHIRWQGSACTDVTVDLPKPAADAMRYPAAFVERVRELSQHLPDRQIVAHLNQEGQRSACGKSFTLEMVKWIRYRYEIEATCFKRPDELTVQQLAHRLHVSPHVVYYWIERQVVQARKLDGRGPWWVTLDAAKEQQLEDWVRTSGHLQRQHSDTQL